One region of Victivallis lenta genomic DNA includes:
- a CDS encoding flavin reductase family protein, protein MKIEIGTERPANFNEYWPGQYEIFSHFEYVTGIPHVLFAVTTFKENGLPNVNFHSWSSFQGDGDGFFAILAGLYQHTHAFADILRSGEFCVNFLAARHYDALERTIRHNECDSDEFRTGGFTEEKAAAVNAPRIAEAFLTLECRKEKVLDLSGAGKTALVIGRVLHAAAEEKFAHGLDDKYGPDGFMFNIHAPIDLITGEDNRGGIGTIKLERIIE, encoded by the coding sequence ATGAAGATCGAAATCGGAACAGAGCGCCCGGCAAATTTCAACGAATACTGGCCCGGCCAATACGAAATCTTTTCCCACTTCGAGTATGTGACAGGCATTCCGCATGTGCTGTTTGCCGTGACCACTTTCAAGGAGAACGGCCTGCCGAATGTGAACTTTCACTCCTGGAGCAGCTTTCAGGGAGACGGCGACGGTTTCTTCGCAATTCTGGCCGGATTATACCAGCATACACACGCATTTGCCGACATCCTGCGCTCGGGGGAGTTCTGCGTTAATTTCCTTGCGGCCCGCCATTACGATGCGCTCGAACGAACCATCAGACACAACGAATGCGATTCGGATGAATTCCGAACCGGCGGTTTCACGGAAGAAAAGGCCGCCGCCGTCAACGCACCGCGCATTGCGGAGGCATTTCTCACGCTTGAGTGCCGGAAGGAGAAGGTGCTCGACCTGTCCGGAGCAGGGAAGACCGCACTTGTGATCGGCCGTGTTCTCCATGCCGCGGCGGAGGAGAAATTTGCACACGGACTCGATGACAAATACGGTCCGGACGGCTTCATGTTCAACATCCACGCCCCGATCGATCTGATAACCGGAGAAGACAATCGCGGCGGCATCGGCACAATCAAACTCGAACGCATCATCGAATAG
- a CDS encoding endonuclease/exonuclease/phosphatase family protein, translating to MRLLVYNIAYGTGCPGGEAKRLLTVHRYLRTSAFHFSQIVGLVYDLQPDVIGLVEADSGSWRTSGLSHPEKLAQLLSEEVLTVPKPDSKYGPTSFLSRMPYLKSQTNALLARSDSEEKKHYFPCGTKKLILERESDGITVFLVHLGLSRRVRVRQLDYLRELLPKGRPIVLAGDFNTFRGENAELAEFMRDTGLVNANTAHQATYPAWKPLKQLDYILVSPQIEVEHFEVIPVLYSDHLPLVADLKIAQ from the coding sequence ATGCGGCTGCTCGTCTACAACATCGCCTACGGCACCGGCTGTCCGGGGGGAGAGGCCAAACGGCTGCTAACCGTCCACCGCTATCTGCGCACCAGCGCCTTTCACTTCAGCCAGATCGTCGGGCTGGTCTACGATCTGCAGCCGGATGTGATCGGGCTGGTCGAAGCGGATTCCGGAAGCTGGCGGACCTCCGGGCTCAGTCATCCGGAAAAGCTGGCGCAATTGCTGAGCGAAGAGGTCCTGACCGTGCCGAAACCGGATTCGAAATACGGCCCGACTTCATTTCTGAGCCGGATGCCGTACCTCAAAAGCCAGACCAACGCCCTGCTGGCCCGAAGCGATTCGGAGGAGAAGAAACACTATTTTCCATGCGGAACCAAGAAACTGATTCTCGAACGCGAGAGCGACGGAATCACGGTCTTTCTGGTCCACCTCGGGCTGTCGCGCCGGGTCCGGGTGCGGCAGCTGGACTATCTGCGCGAACTGCTGCCGAAGGGACGCCCGATCGTGCTGGCCGGAGACTTCAACACCTTCCGCGGCGAAAACGCCGAGCTCGCGGAATTCATGCGCGACACGGGGCTCGTCAACGCCAACACCGCGCATCAGGCGACCTATCCGGCCTGGAAGCCGCTGAAGCAGCTCGACTACATCCTGGTCTCCCCGCAAATCGAAGTCGAACACTTCGAAGTGATCCCTGTCCTCTACTCAGACCATCTGCCGCTGGTTGCCGATCTCAAAATCGCGCAATGA
- a CDS encoding bifunctional homocysteine S-methyltransferase/methylenetetrahydrofolate reductase, with the protein MNCLQRKLAESLVIFDGAIGTEIYRRNFFVNASFEQLSVTNPDVILDIHRQYLDAGAEVLTTNTFNANARRLGKFGLADQTATINRASAELARQAVREAGLEGSVLVAGSVGPIGEPESAADTRSRDSILVEQLEALAPVVDFIIFESLRTTIDLAAALEAVKAFPELVYVLSFAVDRHAENHSGDGISEFGRLISTFPGQRPTAIGLNCGGGPESTLGELEILVKRTKLPVIVQPNAGQPRGVDGRMIYMTSAEYFSTYAKRYAMLGAAAIGGCCGITPAHIRELARTIKPLMRAEKQELPKVEIVECDLKEPVPLAEKSSLGAKLAAGKFVTSVEITPPRGFDLASTVAGARKCKEAGIDAVNLPDGPRASARISPFAAAVAIQQQVGIETVLHCCCRDKSVIGLQADLLGCAGMGINNILFITGDPPKLGDYPFSSGVFDVDSIGLVKIQSRMNRGIDLGGKSISAPTRAVIGVGADPSAIDLEREYRRTCEKVEAGAEFIITQPVFAIETLFAFLDRIAHLKTPLIAGIWPLVSYRNAEFMKTEVPGVVVPDAVMKRMAAAGTKEEQREAGLEIARESIAAIRDRVQGIQVSAPFGNVDLALRVLK; encoded by the coding sequence ATGAATTGTCTGCAACGCAAGCTGGCGGAGTCGCTGGTGATTTTCGACGGCGCGATCGGAACCGAGATATACCGCCGCAATTTTTTCGTCAACGCCTCGTTCGAACAGCTCTCGGTCACGAATCCGGATGTGATTCTCGATATTCACCGCCAGTACCTTGACGCGGGGGCCGAGGTGCTGACCACGAACACCTTCAACGCGAATGCGCGCCGCCTCGGCAAATTCGGCCTGGCCGACCAGACCGCAACGATCAACCGCGCCTCAGCCGAACTCGCCCGACAGGCGGTCCGGGAGGCCGGGCTCGAAGGCAGTGTGCTCGTGGCCGGTTCGGTCGGTCCGATCGGGGAGCCGGAGTCGGCGGCCGACACCCGCAGCCGGGATTCGATTCTCGTCGAACAGCTCGAAGCGCTCGCCCCCGTCGTGGACTTCATCATTTTCGAGTCGCTGCGCACGACGATTGATCTCGCCGCCGCGCTCGAAGCCGTAAAAGCGTTTCCGGAGCTCGTCTACGTCCTGAGTTTCGCGGTCGACCGCCACGCCGAAAATCACAGCGGCGACGGGATTTCCGAATTCGGCCGTCTCATCTCCACCTTCCCCGGGCAGCGTCCGACCGCGATCGGCCTGAACTGCGGCGGAGGCCCCGAGTCGACGCTCGGGGAACTCGAGATTCTCGTCAAACGGACTAAACTGCCGGTCATCGTCCAGCCGAACGCGGGGCAGCCGCGCGGCGTCGACGGCCGTATGATCTATATGACCAGCGCCGAATATTTCAGCACCTACGCCAAGCGCTACGCCATGCTCGGCGCGGCCGCCATCGGCGGCTGCTGCGGCATCACTCCGGCCCATATCCGCGAACTGGCCCGCACGATCAAACCGCTCATGCGGGCAGAAAAACAGGAACTGCCGAAGGTCGAAATCGTGGAATGCGACCTCAAGGAACCCGTCCCGCTCGCGGAGAAATCCAGCCTCGGTGCAAAGCTCGCCGCCGGAAAATTCGTCACGTCGGTCGAAATCACACCGCCGCGCGGCTTCGACCTTGCCTCCACCGTCGCCGGCGCCCGCAAATGCAAAGAGGCGGGAATCGACGCGGTCAATCTGCCGGACGGTCCGCGCGCCAGCGCCCGCATCAGTCCGTTCGCCGCCGCCGTCGCGATTCAGCAGCAGGTCGGCATCGAAACCGTACTGCACTGCTGCTGCCGCGACAAGAGCGTGATCGGGCTTCAGGCCGACCTGCTCGGCTGCGCCGGCATGGGGATCAACAACATTCTGTTCATCACGGGCGACCCGCCGAAACTCGGCGACTATCCGTTCAGTTCCGGCGTTTTCGACGTCGATTCGATCGGGCTGGTCAAGATCCAGTCGCGCATGAACCGCGGCATCGACCTCGGCGGAAAATCGATCAGCGCACCGACCCGCGCAGTCATCGGCGTCGGCGCCGATCCGAGCGCAATCGACCTTGAACGCGAATACCGCCGGACCTGCGAAAAAGTCGAAGCCGGAGCCGAATTCATCATCACCCAGCCGGTTTTCGCGATAGAAACGCTTTTTGCGTTCCTCGACCGGATCGCCCATTTGAAAACACCGCTCATCGCCGGAATCTGGCCGCTCGTGAGTTACCGCAATGCGGAGTTCATGAAGACCGAAGTCCCCGGCGTCGTGGTCCCGGATGCGGTCATGAAGCGCATGGCCGCCGCCGGCACGAAGGAGGAGCAGCGCGAAGCGGGGCTTGAAATCGCGCGCGAAAGCATCGCCGCAATCCGCGATCGTGTGCAGGGAATTCAGGTCAGCGCACCGTTCGGAAACGTCGACCTCGCACTGCGCGTCCTCAAATAA
- a CDS encoding IclR family transcriptional regulator — protein MEKAVAVLTRLGESEGGLTQAELAAALDIAPSSCYRILQTLLEADWVCKIGGTRYDLSFGILGAVRKLTDRNARYEAMLPVLEELAAQTGLCCKLSVRRGEFQLPILRAESPRPMAVSGRVGVRFPVAEGSVGAALLAAAPAAEVERLGQSCAESTGVAEAPELVRDGIAAIRRRGFCFNRGRNRWRVDAMSSPVLDAEGGVIAALTLLGCDEDFRDDKLPELAGKLLDGVKKCERIYNKEQELR, from the coding sequence GTGGAAAAGGCTGTGGCGGTCCTGACCCGGCTCGGGGAGTCGGAGGGGGGGCTGACTCAGGCGGAGCTGGCTGCAGCGCTCGACATTGCGCCGAGCAGCTGTTACCGGATTTTGCAGACTCTGCTCGAAGCGGACTGGGTCTGCAAGATCGGAGGAACACGGTACGACCTTTCTTTCGGAATACTCGGCGCGGTCCGGAAGCTGACCGACCGGAATGCGCGTTACGAGGCGATGCTGCCGGTTCTCGAAGAGCTGGCGGCGCAAACCGGGCTTTGCTGCAAGCTCTCCGTGCGGCGCGGAGAGTTCCAGCTGCCGATTCTGCGGGCCGAGTCGCCGCGCCCGATGGCGGTATCAGGACGGGTCGGCGTACGGTTTCCTGTGGCCGAAGGGTCGGTCGGCGCCGCGCTGCTGGCGGCGGCTCCTGCTGCCGAGGTCGAGCGCCTCGGGCAGAGCTGCGCGGAGTCAACCGGAGTGGCGGAAGCGCCGGAGCTGGTGCGGGACGGGATCGCGGCCATCCGCCGCCGGGGGTTCTGCTTCAACCGCGGCCGCAACCGCTGGCGGGTCGATGCGATGTCGTCCCCTGTGCTCGATGCGGAGGGGGGCGTCATTGCCGCCTTGACGCTGCTCGGCTGCGATGAGGATTTCCGCGACGACAAGCTGCCGGAACTTGCCGGAAAGCTGCTCGACGGGGTGAAGAAGTGCGAACGCATTTACAATAAGGAACAGGAGCTGCGGTAA
- a CDS encoding mandelate racemase/muconate lactonizing enzyme family protein — protein sequence MAKIDPSTLKITDMRFADIDGAPKRCTLIKLYTNQGLIGYGEVRDASSRTYAAMLKSRILGENPCNVDKIFRRIKQFGGHSRQAGGVCGIEVALWDLAGKAWGVPVWQLLGGKFRDRVRIYCDTDSEGGGRDMGKALRERMAQGYTFLKMDLGIELLMGKEGCLSAPLGFLEKMREYRKTVFTTPHGSIDPRAMRGEAYDLFNTAHGFTGIHLTEKGLDCLEQYMADVRAEVGYEIPIAIDHLGHIPLEDCIKLAKRLEKYNLAWMEDPVPWQLTDQYRRLAEATTVPIGTGEDIYLKENFLPLLKSGGLAVVHPDVLTAGGILETHKIGDMAEDYGVQMSIHMAESPVACMAAVHVAAATRNFMSLEVHSVDVPWWEDLAAGLPKPLIRNGYIDVPDAPGLGIEALNEELIRKKLHADFPEAWAPTDEWDKEWANDRQWS from the coding sequence ATGGCAAAGATCGATCCATCCACCCTCAAAATCACCGATATGCGCTTTGCGGACATCGACGGGGCGCCGAAGCGCTGCACGCTGATCAAGCTTTATACGAACCAGGGGCTGATCGGCTACGGCGAAGTCCGCGATGCGTCGAGCCGCACCTATGCGGCGATGTTGAAAAGCCGCATTCTCGGGGAAAATCCGTGCAATGTCGACAAAATCTTCCGCCGCATCAAGCAGTTCGGCGGCCACTCGCGGCAGGCCGGCGGCGTCTGCGGCATCGAAGTCGCGCTCTGGGACCTCGCCGGAAAAGCCTGGGGCGTCCCGGTCTGGCAGCTGCTCGGCGGGAAATTCCGCGACCGGGTCCGCATCTATTGCGATACCGATTCGGAGGGCGGCGGCCGCGACATGGGCAAGGCGCTGCGGGAGCGCATGGCGCAGGGATACACCTTTTTGAAAATGGATCTCGGCATCGAGCTCCTGATGGGGAAGGAGGGGTGTCTCTCCGCGCCGCTCGGATTCCTTGAAAAGATGCGCGAATACAGGAAAACCGTCTTTACGACGCCGCACGGCTCGATCGATCCGCGTGCGATGCGCGGAGAGGCGTACGACCTCTTCAATACCGCACACGGTTTTACCGGCATTCATCTGACCGAAAAGGGGTTGGACTGTCTCGAGCAGTATATGGCCGATGTCCGCGCCGAAGTCGGTTACGAGATCCCGATCGCGATCGACCACCTCGGCCACATTCCGCTTGAGGACTGCATCAAGCTTGCGAAGCGGCTTGAGAAGTACAACCTCGCCTGGATGGAGGACCCGGTGCCCTGGCAGTTGACCGACCAGTACCGGCGGCTCGCCGAAGCGACGACGGTTCCGATCGGAACGGGTGAGGACATTTATCTGAAGGAAAACTTTCTGCCGCTCCTGAAATCGGGCGGTCTTGCGGTGGTTCACCCCGACGTGCTGACTGCCGGCGGCATCCTCGAGACGCACAAGATCGGCGACATGGCCGAAGATTACGGCGTCCAGATGTCGATCCACATGGCCGAGAGTCCCGTCGCCTGCATGGCGGCGGTTCACGTTGCGGCGGCGACGCGGAACTTCATGTCGCTTGAGGTTCATTCGGTCGATGTCCCGTGGTGGGAGGATCTGGCGGCCGGTCTGCCGAAGCCGCTGATCCGCAACGGATATATCGATGTGCCGGATGCGCCGGGGCTCGGCATCGAGGCGTTGAACGAGGAGCTGATCCGGAAAAAGCTCCATGCGGATTTTCCGGAGGCCTGGGCGCCAACGGATGAGTGGGATAAAGAGTGGGCCAACGACCGGCAGTGGAGCTGA
- a CDS encoding glycoside hydrolase family 113, with protein sequence MFVKGISFGFMARNGYYRSPEGRREIENICALGVNWVALIATVMQDTWYSTKMYHDFAFSPSDEELAETVKTFKAHGIKVMLKPMIECHDSIWRGNISFPEKQMMIQGIETDYWGEWFRNYSDCMAHYARFAEDHGIELFCAGCELMGCEPREEHWPGVIERIRSIYHGPVTYNANQYFPGSPFVRKWFSLLDLLGVSFYTGTPRPNPTPDEIAADLRPNVDALAEVARETGVPLFFAECGARSVEKGTEQPWMYSNSGAYDGMAQANYLEGVVKAFTPRPWWHGLMWWKWDEQQKRPHYVQPGGDTGFTIHGKPAAEVMRRWCAEGGDR encoded by the coding sequence ATGTTTGTCAAGGGAATCAGTTTCGGGTTTATGGCCCGCAACGGCTATTACCGCAGCCCGGAAGGACGGCGGGAGATCGAAAATATCTGCGCGCTCGGCGTGAACTGGGTCGCCCTGATCGCGACCGTCATGCAGGACACCTGGTATTCGACGAAGATGTACCACGACTTCGCGTTCTCTCCCTCCGACGAGGAGCTCGCCGAGACCGTGAAAACCTTCAAGGCACATGGCATCAAGGTGATGCTGAAGCCGATGATCGAGTGCCACGACAGCATCTGGCGCGGAAACATCAGTTTCCCCGAAAAGCAGATGATGATTCAGGGCATCGAAACCGACTACTGGGGCGAATGGTTCCGCAACTATTCGGACTGCATGGCGCACTACGCCCGCTTTGCCGAAGATCACGGCATCGAGCTCTTCTGCGCCGGATGCGAGCTTATGGGCTGCGAGCCGCGCGAGGAACACTGGCCCGGCGTCATCGAGCGGATCCGTTCGATCTATCACGGCCCGGTGACTTACAATGCGAACCAGTATTTCCCCGGCAGCCCGTTCGTGCGCAAGTGGTTCAGCCTGCTCGATCTGCTCGGCGTGAGCTTCTACACCGGCACGCCGCGGCCGAATCCGACGCCGGACGAGATTGCCGCCGACCTCCGGCCGAACGTCGACGCACTCGCGGAAGTGGCCCGGGAGACCGGTGTGCCGCTCTTCTTCGCCGAATGCGGAGCGCGCTCGGTCGAAAAGGGGACCGAGCAGCCGTGGATGTACTCGAATTCCGGCGCTTACGACGGGATGGCCCAGGCGAACTATCTCGAGGGCGTGGTCAAAGCTTTTACGCCGCGCCCCTGGTGGCACGGACTCATGTGGTGGAAGTGGGACGAGCAGCAGAAGCGCCCACACTACGTGCAGCCGGGCGGCGACACCGGTTTCACGATCCACGGCAAGCCTGCCGCCGAAGTCATGCGCCGCTGGTGCGCGGAGGGAGGCGACCGGTGA
- a CDS encoding mannonate dehydratase yields MKLGMMLPVKPDIKWTLARQIGIEYAVTKAAPELSGQLPPWDFDSLRQTVRRFEEHGFRLYALEGDEFDMGRIKLGLPGRDEDIEHYRMMLKNMGRLGLRLLCYNFMAGVGWFRTRFDRPERGGALTSEFNRADLPPEPEAVITQEELWRNYEYFIRAVVPAAEEAGVLLGLHPDDPPIPQLRGYGRIFISADAYRRALSIVDSPNHGVTFCQATFRAMGEDVFALAAEFCRKKKLFFFHFRDIEGNAECFRETFHDNGPTDMASLLKLLKDNGFDGLLRPDHTPTLAGESNDNPGYEMQGNLFAAGYIRGILDALNLS; encoded by the coding sequence GTGAAGCTCGGGATGATGCTGCCGGTCAAACCGGATATCAAATGGACGCTCGCCCGTCAGATCGGCATCGAATATGCGGTCACCAAAGCCGCGCCGGAACTCTCCGGGCAGCTGCCGCCGTGGGATTTCGACTCCCTGCGGCAGACCGTCCGGCGTTTCGAAGAGCATGGTTTCCGGCTCTATGCGCTCGAGGGTGACGAGTTCGATATGGGCCGGATCAAGCTCGGACTGCCCGGGCGCGACGAGGATATCGAGCATTATCGCATGATGTTGAAGAATATGGGGCGTCTCGGGCTCCGGCTGCTGTGCTACAATTTCATGGCCGGAGTCGGCTGGTTCCGCACCCGTTTCGACCGTCCGGAGCGGGGAGGGGCGCTGACCAGCGAGTTCAACCGGGCCGACCTGCCGCCGGAACCGGAAGCGGTCATCACGCAGGAAGAGCTCTGGCGGAACTATGAATATTTCATCCGCGCCGTCGTTCCGGCCGCCGAGGAAGCGGGCGTGCTGCTCGGGCTGCATCCGGACGATCCGCCGATTCCGCAACTGCGCGGATACGGCCGCATTTTCATCTCGGCCGACGCTTACCGCCGCGCTCTGTCGATCGTCGACAGCCCGAATCACGGCGTGACCTTCTGCCAGGCGACATTCCGCGCGATGGGGGAGGACGTCTTTGCGCTTGCCGCCGAATTCTGCCGGAAAAAGAAGCTCTTCTTCTTCCATTTCCGTGACATCGAGGGGAATGCGGAGTGCTTCCGCGAAACCTTCCACGATAACGGGCCGACCGATATGGCATCTCTTCTGAAACTGCTGAAGGACAACGGATTTGATGGACTTCTCCGCCCGGATCACACGCCGACCCTCGCGGGCGAGAGCAACGACAATCCCGGTTACGAAATGCAGGGCAATTTGTTTGCCGCCGGTTATATCCGCGGCATTCTCGACGCATTGAACCTCTCATAA
- a CDS encoding endo-1,4-beta-xylanase, whose product MTEYKAPQLSQAEIDEAFSDAYRALWNDDEQRRIDADIEKHRKADGLFQLPASAAGREVRVEQLSHDFVFGAHIFNFDQLGSDERNARYKELYGTLFNSATIAFYWKQLELEEGRPRFRAEYRDTAEFWNRCGDPQRQPHWRRPAVDPVVEFCLSKGIRLHGHTLVWGSNRWQIPDWLINKIPFDYLKKANLEHNPKDNTLLSEATGCAFEGMSAKEMEKALPEYTTLINTLTAKRIIEIAMRYGDKIDSWDVVNESAGDFGRGGMVPGSKLCKSWYGPMPGDYTFRGFKIAEGVFPPEAKLNINDYNLGEDYVRQVRSLRARGCKIDIMGAQMHLFDPQICRDIADGKSLVQSPREVRETIGRIGRAGLPIHLSEITITSPGGDRRGQVVQAEIARNLYRLWFSLEPMMGITWWNVVDGCGAPGEPAVSGLFTRDMEPKLSYFALDGLINREWRTNTVCTADADALAAFRGFRGRYRLSWAGADGCEESLICHLK is encoded by the coding sequence ATGACGGAATACAAGGCTCCGCAGCTTTCGCAGGCGGAAATCGACGAGGCGTTCTCCGACGCCTACCGGGCGTTGTGGAACGACGACGAGCAGCGGCGGATCGACGCCGACATCGAAAAGCATCGCAAGGCCGACGGGCTGTTTCAGTTGCCCGCTTCCGCCGCCGGACGCGAAGTCAGGGTCGAGCAGTTGTCGCACGATTTCGTTTTCGGCGCACACATTTTCAACTTCGACCAGCTCGGCTCCGACGAGCGCAACGCGCGCTATAAAGAGCTTTACGGCACGCTCTTCAACTCCGCGACGATCGCGTTCTACTGGAAGCAGCTTGAACTGGAGGAGGGGCGTCCGCGCTTCCGCGCGGAATACCGCGATACGGCGGAGTTCTGGAATCGCTGCGGCGACCCGCAGCGCCAGCCGCACTGGCGCCGCCCCGCGGTCGATCCGGTCGTGGAGTTCTGCCTGTCGAAGGGAATCCGGCTGCACGGGCACACGCTCGTGTGGGGCAGCAACCGCTGGCAGATTCCGGACTGGCTCATCAACAAAATCCCGTTCGATTACCTGAAAAAAGCGAACCTCGAGCACAATCCGAAGGATAATACGCTGCTCAGCGAAGCGACCGGGTGCGCATTCGAAGGGATGAGCGCGAAGGAGATGGAGAAGGCGCTTCCCGAATACACGACGCTCATCAACACGCTGACGGCGAAACGCATCATCGAAATCGCGATGCGGTACGGCGATAAAATCGACAGCTGGGACGTCGTCAATGAGAGCGCCGGGGACTTCGGCAGAGGCGGCATGGTTCCCGGCTCGAAGCTCTGCAAAAGCTGGTACGGCCCGATGCCGGGCGACTACACCTTCCGCGGCTTCAAGATCGCCGAAGGGGTCTTCCCGCCGGAGGCGAAGCTCAACATCAACGATTACAACCTCGGCGAGGATTATGTGCGGCAGGTGCGCAGCTTGCGTGCCCGCGGCTGTAAAATCGATATCATGGGGGCTCAGATGCACCTGTTCGATCCGCAGATCTGCCGGGATATCGCCGACGGGAAAAGCCTGGTGCAGTCGCCGCGCGAGGTCCGCGAGACGATCGGGCGCATCGGCCGGGCCGGGCTGCCGATTCATCTTTCGGAGATCACGATCACTTCCCCCGGCGGCGACCGGCGCGGCCAGGTCGTGCAGGCGGAGATCGCCCGCAACCTCTACCGGCTCTGGTTCAGCCTCGAGCCGATGATGGGAATCACGTGGTGGAATGTCGTGGACGGCTGCGGCGCGCCGGGCGAACCGGCGGTTTCCGGCCTCTTCACGCGCGACATGGAGCCGAAGCTTTCGTATTTCGCGCTCGACGGCCTCATCAACCGGGAATGGCGCACGAACACGGTCTGCACGGCCGATGCAGATGCGCTTGCGGCCTTCCGGGGATTCCGGGGCCGTTACCGCCTGAGCTGGGCCGGTGCGGACGGCTGTGAGGAGTCGCTGATCTGCCATCTCAAATGA
- a CDS encoding RraA family protein: protein MPSLQDMRQKAKEAGLMKLDRLIATRQHIPANEFPVPLTELCERYEKLYTGCINDVMRELCLLNQNLPSEIMPLRDEMTVCGEAFTVKSAPNVMIEGEMTFRAQMLDEMKPGGLVVWDTSEDTEASLWGGVMTATAISKGIRGAVISGGIRDTKQILEQKFPIFYKYRTSNGSLGRCMITHYQVPVRIGKVTVRPGDIIFGDIDGVLCIPREIAYDVLLRAEGIERNEIDIFSWVHQGDSIAEIIEKGGYF, encoded by the coding sequence ATGCCGTCACTGCAGGACATGAGACAGAAAGCGAAAGAGGCCGGGCTGATGAAGCTCGACCGGCTGATCGCGACCCGCCAGCACATCCCGGCCAATGAATTCCCGGTGCCGCTTACGGAACTCTGCGAGCGTTACGAAAAGCTTTATACCGGCTGCATCAACGACGTCATGCGCGAACTGTGCCTGCTGAATCAGAATCTGCCGTCGGAGATCATGCCGCTGCGCGACGAGATGACCGTCTGCGGCGAGGCGTTCACCGTGAAGAGCGCCCCGAACGTGATGATCGAGGGCGAGATGACCTTCCGCGCCCAGATGCTCGACGAAATGAAGCCGGGCGGTCTGGTCGTCTGGGACACTTCCGAGGACACCGAGGCTTCGCTGTGGGGAGGCGTGATGACCGCTACCGCCATTTCGAAAGGCATCCGCGGCGCGGTCATCTCCGGCGGAATCCGCGACACGAAGCAGATTCTCGAGCAGAAGTTTCCGATTTTTTACAAGTACCGCACCAGCAACGGTTCGCTCGGACGCTGCATGATCACGCACTATCAGGTTCCGGTGCGGATCGGCAAGGTGACCGTCCGTCCCGGCGACATCATCTTCGGCGACATCGACGGCGTCTTGTGCATCCCGCGCGAAATCGCCTATGACGTGCTGCTGCGCGCTGAAGGGATCGAACGCAACGAAATCGATATTTTCTCCTGGGTCCATCAGGGGGATTCCATCGCCGAGATCATTGAAAAGGGCGGCTACTTCTGA
- a CDS encoding SDR family NAD(P)-dependent oxidoreductase, translating to MNNFISSMFDLSGRTALVTGSSRGIGRAIAETFSRAGARVLVHGCRESDVLREAACACGGIPVTGDLTDSAGVEALIEQVRNAVPALDILVLNASVQRYVTLDEFDEAEFLREFQANVGAAFRLVQAFAPAMCERKHGRIIIVGSVNQFRPSPRLTVYSATKAALVSLTVNAAKSYAPHGVTVNNLVPGVILTDRNAEALKSDSYRGMILGQIPAGVFGEPGDCAGAALLLASEAGRYITGIELPVTGGMHL from the coding sequence ATGAACAACTTTATCTCATCGATGTTCGACCTCTCCGGCCGGACCGCGCTGGTGACCGGTTCGAGCCGCGGCATCGGCCGTGCGATTGCGGAAACGTTTTCGCGGGCCGGCGCGAGGGTGCTGGTGCACGGCTGCCGGGAGAGCGATGTGCTGCGCGAGGCCGCCTGCGCATGCGGCGGCATTCCGGTCACCGGCGACCTGACGGACTCGGCCGGCGTCGAAGCCCTGATCGAACAGGTCCGCAACGCCGTTCCGGCGCTCGACATCCTCGTGCTGAATGCTTCCGTGCAGCGCTATGTGACGCTCGACGAATTCGACGAAGCCGAGTTTCTGCGCGAGTTTCAGGCCAATGTCGGCGCCGCTTTCCGGCTCGTCCAGGCTTTCGCGCCCGCGATGTGCGAACGGAAGCACGGGCGGATCATCATCGTCGGCAGCGTGAATCAGTTCCGTCCGTCGCCGCGGCTGACCGTCTATTCGGCGACCAAGGCCGCGCTGGTCAGCCTGACCGTCAACGCCGCAAAAAGCTATGCGCCGCACGGGGTAACGGTGAACAACCTCGTGCCGGGAGTCATCCTGACCGACCGCAACGCGGAGGCGCTGAAGAGCGACTCCTACCGCGGCATGATCCTCGGGCAGATTCCGGCCGGCGTGTTCGGGGAGCCCGGCGACTGCGCCGGAGCCGCGCTTCTGCTGGCGTCGGAGGCCGGGCGCTACATCACCGGCATCGAGCTGCCTGTGACCGGAGGCATGCATTTGTAG